TCACCGACCAGGTCCGCTTCAACACCGTGCTGGCCTTCCTGAGGCATCTGCCGGACCCCGCCGGGCAGGCGGCGGTGCTGCGCCGGCGGCTGGACTTCCTCCGGACCCCGGCGAGCTTCTTCTACCGGGACGGCGAGCCGGTGCGGGCCGAGGAGGCCGGTGACCTGTTCCGGCAGGGCATGCTGCGCGTGGCCCGGGCCACCGGCGAGGCGGAGCGGGCCTGGCTGCGGGAGGCCATCGCCGTACTCGAGGCCGCCGAACCCGGAGCCGCCGCTCCCGCATCCGTCGCTCCCGGAGCCGTCTCGGCCGAGGGCGCACCGCCCGGAGCCGTCTCGGCCGAGGCCGCACCGCCCGGAGCCGCCGCGTCCGAAGCCGCCGCGTCCGGACGCGGGAGCGCTCAGTCGCCGAGCTGATCCCGCAGGTACTGCCGCCACAGCCCGGTGAACTCCGCCGGGGTGGTCCCCAGCACGTCGGCCGTCGCCCGCTCGACCGCGCCCTCCCGCTCCCCGTGCGCCCCGACGGCCCGGTAGAACGCGCCGAGCCGGGCCTCGCCCCAGCGCTCCGCGATCAGCCGGCAGGCCAGCCAGCCGCCCTCGTACGCCTGCGCGAGGGCCGTCGCGTCGCCGGTGAACGCGAAGTCCCGGTCGGCGGGCAGCCCGGCCGGCAGCCGTCCCCCGCTCACCGCCCGGGCCAGCTCCGGCGCGGCCTGCGCCGGGGAGTGCCCGGTGCCGCGGTAGCCGACCCAGTCCGCGTAGCCCTCGGACAGCCACAGCGGGGTGGCGGCGCCGGTGTGGGCGCGGGTGGCGACGTGGGTGGCCTCGTGGGTGAGCACGACCCGCCGGCCGGCCGGGCCGAGGACGCCGTACGCGTCCGGGTTGACGATGATCCGGTCGGCGGGCGCGCGGTCCGTCCCGGTCTCGCCTGTGGTCACCGCGGCGATGCCCCGGTAGGCGGAGGCGGGCGAGCCGAGCAGCGCGGCCATGCCGTCCAGCGACGCGGGGACGAGCACCACGAGCCGGCCGCTCCAGCCGGTGCCCCACGCGTCCGAGACGGCGGGCACCGCGCGGTCCGCGAGCCCGGCGAAGGCCCGCAGCTCCGCACGGGACCGGCCGACGCCCAGCACCAGGCTGTCCGCGCCGCGCACGGCGGTGACCGTGCCCTGGTCCCACAGCAGTCCGGCGGCTCCGGGCGCGGGCCGGTCGGAGACGACCGTCCACCGCCCGCCCGCGTCCCGGGCGAGTTCGAGGGTGCGGCTCGCGGTGACCGGGGCGGCGTCGTGCCCGGCGACGCGGTAGCGCAGCTCGGCGGCGGCGGTGACCCGGTCGCCGGTGCGGTCGAAGGAGGTCAGCCGGTAGGACCAGGCGGCGAGCGGCACCGCGCGCAGCCGCCCGTACCCGGGGGCGTCGCCCGTCGCGCCGTAGGCGGCCGCGTCGTGGTCGAGGAGGGCGGCGGCACGCCGGTCGAGGAGCCGCTGCACCTCGGCCCGCGCCCCGTCCGTCGCGGGCCGTCCCCCGCATCCCACGAGGACGACGAGCAGCAGACACAGCGTCAGCACCCGGGGCCCTCGTGCCCGCCTTCGACCAGCCACCTCTCGAGGGTACGGGGGCCCGGCCGGTTCAGACCCGGGTGACCGCCGCGATCGGCATCATCCCGACCGGGTCGTAGCGCACCGGCGCGCCCGGGTACGGGGCGTGGATGACCTGGCCGTTGCCCACGTACATCCCGACGTGGCTGGCGTCGGAGCGGTAGGTGACCAGGTCGCCGGGCCGCGCCTGGGCGAGCGGGACCTGCCGGCCGGCCACCCGCTGCGCCTGCGAGGTGCGCGGCAGGAGGACCCCGGCCTGGGCGTAGGACCACTGCATCAGGCCGGAGCAGTCGAAGCCGCCGGGGCCGGCGGCGCCCCACACGTACGGCTTGCCGAGCGCGGAGCGGGCGGCGGCGACCGCGGCGGCGGCGCGGCCCGAGGCGGGGACGGCACCGGCGGGGCCGGGCAGCTCGGCGCGGCCGGAGCGGGAGGCCCGGTCGTAGGCGGCGC
Above is a genomic segment from Streptomyces glaucescens containing:
- a CDS encoding lipoprotein — protein: MAGRRRARGPRVLTLCLLLVVLVGCGGRPATDGARAEVQRLLDRRAAALLDHDAAAYGATGDAPGYGRLRAVPLAAWSYRLTSFDRTGDRVTAAAELRYRVAGHDAAPVTASRTLELARDAGGRWTVVSDRPAPGAAGLLWDQGTVTAVRGADSLVLGVGRSRAELRAFAGLADRAVPAVSDAWGTGWSGRLVVLVPASLDGMAALLGSPASAYRGIAAVTTGETGTDRAPADRIIVNPDAYGVLGPAGRRVVLTHEATHVATRAHTGAATPLWLSEGYADWVGYRGTGHSPAQAAPELARAVSGGRLPAGLPADRDFAFTGDATALAQAYEGGWLACRLIAERWGEARLGAFYRAVGAHGEREGAVERATADVLGTTPAEFTGLWRQYLRDQLGD